The stretch of DNA TTTATAATGACGGTATTGAGATGATACCTTCCAGAGACCACCattctaataaataaaatttctttaatATATCATAAATCATAATATCAAGCTCCTTGTCTTGATCCAATGATGATGTCACATGCACACACGTATGAATTCAGCAGTTTGTAATTTATTTGTAGGGATATCATGATTCGTGATTATCAGTTTAGGAATTTATAAAATGGGAGTTGAGGAATACCCTAAACAAAATCTAcaaacaatatttaaaaatttagcaaTGTTTCATCTTATTCTTTGCACGTTTCTTTTTCAACGTGGTGTCATTGTCATTCTTGTCACTGTTTTCGTTGTCGTTGCTGTTGCTACGGCCTGCgttattaattttgttgttgtttagttttttttcctcatcttcttttattattataattattgtcTTCGTCGTTTTCATCTTTTCTTAATTAANtatatttttaaaagattatatatctaaaatattgattcagctaattaaaaatatatttacagcAAAAAGATTGTATGTTATAGACACAACACATAAATTTTGGTATATAGTATAAAAATTGATACAtagcataaaattttttatgtacagTATAAAAGTTTTTAGAGGATTACATAACTAGAATATTGACTTAACTatctaacaaaatatattagCAGCAAAAATGCTACATTAATAAGTTTGTATGCTGTATCGataaatttgtgtgtttttcagCAAAAATTTGTATGCTACACACGGACAAAAAGTAGTGACATATCCAAGCTTTTTTTTTCCGATAGACTTTGTGCCAACTTGATTGGACTTAGTTACAAAAACACTTATAAATATAGTATCACtctaaaatattaattgatatTCTTTATGTTAACTCTTATACATAATTATTCtaaatatatgtaaaaaaaaattctacttATACATCATTGTAATTTCAAAATATCGATGttgaacaaaatttattttaatatatttttgtcccattactaaaattttttgggTCCGTCATTGGTTATACATAGACTTCTTTTTTcagtaaatatattttatataaaaaaataagcatcaattataaaaataaaagtgtaagatttataaaaataaatataactgAAATTTTATTAAACTATGAAAAATAGGCACTCACTGTTCagataaataaatatgtaagactactaaaaataactaaaataagcATAACTGAAATACtgttataattttctttttaataaatgtTAATACTTTTTATTGTGAAATATGTTTATAAGCAAAATGGATATAGTATTTTATAGAGCTTTTCTAAGTACATATTATGATCATAACATACtaatcaaatattaatttgTGAGAATTTAACTAATTTCAGGATGGAAGAGTTATATGCAATTCACTACCAAAATATGGAAATGGAAGTGAAGCAGGAAATGAGAAAGGGTACCTGGTGGGAATGACAACTTGCTACCCTCGACCTGGCTCTATCAAGATCTCTAATGGTGAAGTTTTGACTTTGGAGGTTGACTACAGCAACACTAAGCTGCATAGTGGTGTAATGGGACTTTTCTACCTCCTTGTTGCTGATGACCTCCCACATCACAAGAACTAAAACTCATGCCATGTAATTCTTTATATCTTCTATGATATTATTTTAGCATTTTATAATAAGTTATGGGGTGGAACTTGTAACTAGTAAATAAATGCATATATTCTTTGTGAACAAGAATATATAACTGTGTTTGTGTGATTTTATATTACTGTATATGTAATATGTTCTCTTCctataattaataacaaataacAGTAATTATGAATATGGCTGATTTTATATTACTAACATGATATTTTCATTCCCTCTTATATTTATAGTTTAATTACAACTTGCAAGGCCTCTCCTCTATTGGAATTTCCAAAAGGATGTTACAACTAATGCACATCAGCACCTATACAATATCATATTTGTATTCCTATGAATATTACAATTACTTGGGTTGTGTTTTTTTCATCTGTTTCAAAATTTCTCTACACACTATCCTCTTGGCTGTTTTCTTATCAGCATAGCCAGTGTATTCATAACTATAAATGGTGGTCCCATTGGCTTGTACCTCCATCAAATAAGAGGTGACACCATTCTTGCGAGACCcaatcttttctattttgtaaCTTTCTTTCTGGCATAGCTCCGACAACTCTCTGGTGGGATGCATTGTTAACGTTTCCGGTGTAACAAGCGGCTCCAGAAGCGGTCGTATGCATTGCCACACGGTTTCTTTATTATATTCCGAATCAACGAAAATCGCTCCGGCCAAAGACTCAATGATGTCTCCAAGTACCTGTCAACAGTAAGAACAATCTTATatctccaaaaaaaaaacaagtctAACTACAATTGGAGAATCTCATGATCCAAAATATAACAGCTAACCTTGGGAAATGATATGTCTAACTCCCATACAATAGGTGATGCTGAAGAAAACTTTGCAACTTCATTAACTATGACTACAATATCCTTATGAAGATCTTGTGAAGCATGTAGGATGTGTTTGTGCAACCCGGCCTTAACTGCAGACCATGCGTAACAGTCGTTACTCACAGACGCTGATCTCATGTCAGTTAACTGGCCAGGTGACATTCCAGGATATTTATTGTCCAAATGCCTCGTAATGAGATAATCCAATACTGAGTCCCCAAGAAATTCGAGTCGCTGCAGAGCAACGAGAAATTGTTAACGAAAAGAAGTGTACAGAATCTATTTTACTATTGATCAAAAAGATAGGCCCATCAACAATAGTGTGTACCTGATAACATCTTGGAATTTCGGGCAGCATGTAAGAACCATGGGTGAAAGCCTCCACTAGAAGATGACGGTCATGGAAGGAGTAGTTTAAGAGAGATTCTAGAAAGTTCACATTTATCAGCCTCTCTGGTTGAATGCTATAGTGCCTCTCATAGGGTGAAAAATTAAAGTTCACTTTGATGCCAACCCAGTTCATAAACAACAGTGCGGCCTCTTCACCACTGGTGCTAAGGTAGGCACCAATTAGTGCCTCAACAACATCAGCAATAACCTTTCGTCTTAACTTTCTTTTTCCACTAACAAAAGCTTTTGCCCCCTTGGAGTCCAACTCTTCTAGTTTTAAACTTGTTGATTTATAGCCGGGAACAGCCCAAGTTTGTGGGTCAAAACGTGAATTTCGTATGAAGCCCTGCAACTCAAAAAGAATAATAGTTAAGTAACAAGTGTCAAACAAACTACAAGGAATAAAAACCACAAATAATTGAAGTGTTTAACTTAATAATGCAAAATGCTGTATAATAGATTAATAGCAAAGCAAATATAATAATCAACCCAAAAGATGAAATTCAGTGATTTCAAATTATAATTCTATATCATCAAATTTCACAGCTTCAACTAAATAgaacaaatattaaattgtcTTCATGCAAAACATTAAAGGAAAAAAGTACTAGGTTGAGAAATCAGCCGTAAAGGCAACGAAAATGTACTTCTAAACAAGAATATGGATAAAATGTCCTATAAAATATAAATGCTACAAAAAAGAACTTCTAAACCAGAATCTGAATAAAACTTCTATGAAATTGTAGCAAAATATGAGAAGTGAATGattgagagaaagagagagagagagagagagagagagtaccGGAAGGTTACAACTGCACCCAAACTTACATAGGGCAGCATTAGAAATTATCTTTTCCCTCTTCACAGTAAGAAGACCTTCATGGTGATTTGGATATGTTTGAAAGAGGTGCTGACTAGTTGCATATTTTAAGAAAGAATCTCCAAGAGTCTCTAGAGATTCGTAGTGAAAGCTCTCCCCGCAACTTTTTGAAGTGATTGCTTCCAAGACCTACATTGCAAAATGCAATTACCATGGTATAAATATCTATACAATGTTTCAAAGAATCAAATGAAGGGGAAAAGATACCATCCATGAGCGAATTTAAGAGACTCAAGTAGTACCCTACCTTGCTAGTTGAAACCACATTTTGCATGCAATGATCCAAATGCAGCTTCTTCAAGTTAGAAGCTACAAGCAACGACTCAACTCGATGCATAATGGATGGAACAAATGAGAAGGAATGAATGGTACTAATAGGCACTGGCGACATGACTATATAGCACAGTTCAGGAGGTAATTCAACTGTGCTCTTGCTCGCTTCAGAAACTGGAAGGGGAAAAAGGTTAGGATTCAGATTGGGTCACACAACGGCAAGGCATGTAAACAAATAGCGCTAAACATAATATACTTCTATACTTTTGAAAAGGAAcatttagtgttttttattaCTTAAAAAATCTAAGAAATAACCAAGCTAACAAACTTGATTCCTTTTGATTATAATTATACTTAGTTGCTTTCACTTAATTCCTTATTACATGCAGAAAATTCCAATTCATATTAACAAGAAATAACCAATCCCTTTACTTTATCATATGCTTCAAACCATTGGATTTGACAAAACGAAATTTCAAAAAGCTTAACCTGTGTCCTCCTGTTGTTTGTGTCCatgacaataatttttaacatgATAGAGATGCCTTGCATTAAGCAGTCTTTGTTGTTCAAACTTCAACTTAATGTCATGCCTGAAACATGGAAAAAGATAGTACAAGAATAGCACACCCCATTAGAAAAAATTAACTTGAGAATACGCTTCAGCAACAAATAAGTACCTACTTTTGCATAAAGTACTTCTTGTATGTGGTAATTCCACCATGCCTTAGGTTCAAATGCGAGTTTCCATTCAAGCACGTTATATCAGTTGTGATATAAAAATGATCATTATGAGGAGTATAAACCAAAGAGTTCCTTAGTATGCAGGTGCAAACACGGCCGTTCTTTGTCCATACATTGAGAGAATGATTTCCACAAGCAAATTTTGACGGATACAAAGAATTGATCGAGGACCAATCGACAGAAAGTCTTTGCTTATGGGTTGGAAGCAAGAGATAATCAATCTCCGGATCGCCTTCTGAACATAGGTTGTCTGCAGATCTCAGCTTCTCCATATTATGATCCAGGAGCAGTCGAAGAATTGTCACCTGGAATCTCTTGCATAAAAGAACCTGCAGACAAAATATAATAACTTTTCTGAATTTTCCAACACCTATCTAATTTGCTATGCACTATTGAAgaaggaaaaggaaacatacctGATTTGGAGAAAGATCGATGGTTCCTGTGTATCTCAACTTTACACACAAACTACCTTGGTCATAAGGCATTTGGAATTCCTTGCTTCCAATTTCTCGATCAAGCTCCACTCTCAAGGCAACCACAACATTAGATATATCATCACTAAaattggagtttaactccattAGATAGCAATGATATATTGTATTCTCCGTATTAGAGAAGTGGTTCACCAATTCGCACGGCATATAACTTGGTTGCTCCTCATTGAAAGGTTCATTCGCTGTAAGAATTGGATTGATATTGAAGCAAACCAAAGGTTACAGGCATAAACAGAATTTTATTTCCAAgtaaattaatattcaaaatgAGAATGAGAATTAGAAGGGCAAAATAGTGGAAGCCAAGAGTTTACCAAAGTCTTGCATCTCCCCTTCTTCAACATAAATTTTGGGAACAAGATTATCTGTCAAAGCTCCAATCTTATGAAGTTGCTTGCATGCTTCAAGGCAAGCAATTTTCTTCAAGGCTTTCTTGTCACCTTCTACACAAACAGTTTGTATAGGACAACTTTTCGGAAGAAGCAATGTTCCTGTTTCTTTTACCCACCTTGGAGTGGGTTTAAAGTacctaataataaataaaaatataagggAAAAAAAGGAACAAGATTAATGGAGAATGCACTAGCATCTCAAAATAGGGTTCATAAAAGTGAAGGAAGCAAAACTAAGATGTAAATCATGTAATTTCGGCCTGAATGAACAAACTAACCCGTCTGAAGGGAGCCAAGAGCAAAATATATGTATCAGCTCAATGCTAGAACTCAGAGTCACAATGGCTTTAGTGCTTTCAACTCGATAAACTTCCTCATTGAATTGATCACTTTCAAAATGATCAAATGGAAGGGAAGAATGACGCAGTGACTCCTTCCTCATAAGATCTCCACTAGCAAGGTATTGCTCTAGCCGAGAATATGTGACTGAATCCCCACTGAAATTTCAGAACAAAATTAGGTAGTTTCTTTGGAGATATGTTGCCAATCTTACTCTATGCAACATATCATATAAAATAGCAGTTATATAAGtgctaaaataatattaatacacAGGACGGCAggagaataaataaaaggaattaCCGTTGAACCATTAATATGTAGTCTGAATTCTGCATTCTAGCACGGCCACGGGACTGTATGAAACTGCACACAGTGGGACAGGGGTCAAATCTGATAACCAAATTGCAACTTTGAACATCTAAACCCTCTTCAAGAATTGATGTCGCAACAATGATATTGACCTACATATGACAACATTtccttaattaaaaataaaagatgaaattgattgtaataataatatagtgaATGATCTACGAAAGCAACAAACCTTGCCCATACGAAACTCTTCCACAATTTCATTTTGCATTTTTCTGGATTGATTATGTACACCAGTATTATTTCCTGCTATGCATTTCGTCTTCCAGCTATTGTATTTTGGAAGCAATACATTCAATAGATCCTGGAGGACAATAGCTGTAATTACTCGTTCAACAAAAACTATGCATCGCATGTCAGACAAACCCCTGTAGTTTTAGCATAAAGGGTACATATGTCAACATAGATTTAATCATATTCATAACCAAAACAAGAGAAACATATACAAACAtatcataaatatttattacgGGATAGACAAAATAAAACAACTTCAGTTTTGCGAATTGCATCAAAATGTTAGTTCTTGTGAATAAATAAATCAGAGGAGAGATAAGCAGTACCAatcaataataaagaaaatgaaatgaacttAAGGGACAATTTGGTACAGACGATCAAGGAATGAAAATTTTCTCGAGTTAAAATGAGTAAATTTTGTGGAAAACTGATTTTTCACCTCTATCATTACACAATACCTAACTGACCCCAAATGAAATTTCCAGCCATAAAGTATTCAGCTTCTCAAATCAAATCTAATATCAACTTTCAACTGCTAATAATGAAATTTAAATCCTAGAAGCCAGACCTATCAATGATGGTAACACCCACATGCATGATTTCTAAATGGAAATTTTTCAGCGAGGATAACCTGTACTCAAGCAGTGTGTCAACAAGACAACAAACTTTGGAGGTCATCAGCCCCATATCCTTATCCGATTTAGTGTTATTACCAATAAACCGCTGAGGACCTGTGCaagaaatatatttaaaaattaattaattacattaaaCAGTGCAAGCAAATTCATATTTAAATTCTCACATTTTCTTGTAAAGGTTTTAGAGTCAGTACCAGATGATAAGTATGTCTTAAATAGCTTCACagtatctaaattaaattctttcaCAAATATATCCCCAGATTTAAATGATTCACTTTCGTGGGAAGATAAGAACTCTGCAGCCTGTCACATAAACcccaaaaaaaatgaatttaagtAAGCAACCATGAACAGTTATCGATGCTATAGACTCAAAGAAGAAAAGGGGAAATAAGAACCTTTAAAGCCAACCAAACACCAAGTGTATCCAAGCAAAACATAATGGAAGAAAAATTCTTTGTTATCCTCTTGTGTGCAGTCTCAGCAACTGATGTTGTGAAATGTAAAGTTTTCAAGGAGAGTTCATACTGttgatcaaataaaaaaatatccttaGTCAATAATCTCAAGGAAATAATCAACACTTATTTGACCCCAGAATGGAGATTAACAATTAAATATAGGAACAAACCTGCTGTTTTAACATATTGAGTTCAActgctaatttttcaaataacaCATATGGAATTTCATTTTTCATGTAAAACTTGAACTTTGGAGTTGAGATTGGTATGAACTTTGCAATGACATCTTCACTTACGCATGTGTATACCTTCAATTCAAAATGTTATGTCAGACAAAGTGTGCATTACAAGATCAACTGATAATACTAAATTGAAACTCAAGAGAGTCATTAGATAGAATTGAATTATTCTAGCCACATTTCAAGTTAGAACATTCTAGCATCAATATAAGGCCTCAAGGAATGTCAATATTCATAGTATAGGCAGGGTGTATTAGAGGTAGAAAATCCGAAGCAACCTTTGAGTCCATTAGTGTCATTAGGTCACGGATATTTACAGAGAGGGAGTATTCAGAGCTTCCAACTGGATCAAGAAagtgaaaaaggagaaaaagttTAGGAAGTTCAGAATTAGAGAATAAGTGACATTATtgattatcttatttttatagaaaaaaatttaaaaaaaaaatgaaatgcagAGAGACAAAAATGTTACAGTTGTATACCTTTTGACTTAATGGGAGATGCAGTCATCCCAAAAATTCGAGGGAGGTCAGAGATACCAGAGTTCAATTCTCTATGATAGAACTcctgcatgaaattaaatcaaatcttgtAAAGCTGACAACAAATTGTTTCACCAAATTACACCAGCTTGTTGAGAttggttttaattattttatttaaagaaaaaatctcAAATTTATTTTACAGTCGTATTTAATAAAGCAAAATGACCAACACTACAACAAATGGCTAACATTATAAGCTTACTTTCATTATGCAGGCATAAGGGTCTCTACCCTTAGCATGATGGCACTCGTCCATTATTAAAAGCTTAATCATGTCAAGTTTGAGAAAACTGTGCCTCAAGCTTCTGAGTAATATAGCTGGAGTCATGACAAGCACCTTAGacattcaaaagaaaaatttgttgaTAATAAGTTAGTAACCACCTCTAAGCTATGCAAGCAAACAAATATTTCAGAAGCTTCACActtaaaagaacaaaagatgCATGTCACACTTAGATAAAACTGAATATTGAAAAATGGAAAGCCGGTAgtcttcttttccattttctttgaaCACAGAGGCTTAGGCTAGAACTAGAACTAGGATTGACTTCAAGAATAACATGAATGCTACTAACCTTGaccttttcatttttctttttcaggcATTAGCTACTAAACTTGTGTAATACATTACAGGCCCTATGCCATCAACAACAGCAACCAAGAAAATAGTGTATTTCTTTTCTCATTGCCAAAAGGGATAAATTACAATAGAAAAATTAAGCTTCAGAAATGCAAAAACATGAGCACACCAAACCAACTGGGGTTGAACACGAATTCACATGTGGCATAAGCAAAAGGCCTTTTGGTTGTGCAAATCAGATTTTTTCACATTTTAACAATGGAATCTTTAGTTGCTAGAAATGTAAAACCCATCACCTCATGTTCATCTAATTCTTTTTTCCATGTAGCAGCATCCCAGTAGTCAACTCCCATATCTCCCCAGTACATTCCAACTTTCAAATCAGTGTGCGTTTTCACAGCTTCAGCTTGCTACAATTTCAGGATTGAAATAACAAGAAGCAGGGAAATGCACATAAGAAAAGCAGtgtaaaaaacaaaagaaacactGATCTAAGCTCCACCATTGACAAAGTGCAATTACATAATATATCTCAAATTTCCAAATACAAAGCCATAAGAGAGGGAGGTGCATACTTGAGTCACCAACACAACTTTTGGAACCAAGAACACCGCAATGTGCCGAGAAGGCTTACGCAGCATATAAGCATAACTGCGAAGCAGCATGATCGCAATGAGAGTCTTTCCTGATCCAGTCTCCAAGAACACTATAGTGTTTTCATGAATAGCTTTCTCCAGAGCTTCAAGTTGATAACTGCAGAACGAAATAAATGAATACAGCACCAACCCAACacaacaacatcacaatcaaCGACAAAACTAGAATGCTCAACTTCCGAACAtaaatcaaaactaaaaaactCACCTTCTAGCAAATGGAAGAGGATCAGCTAAAGCTTGAAGCTGGCTTCCATCATCAATTTCCATCTGGATCGGTTCCATGATTTCAACCTGAAGTTACCAATCAGTGCAAATGAGTCAAAGATGCTTCCTTTATTTGATCATAGAAGAGAAGAGATAAAAGCCAAACAAAATTAGAGAAACCCAGAAGACAAATGGAGGTTACCGAGACAAAATGAGGAAAAGGGTAGGCACTGAGATtgagaaagattcaaactttgcACTTAAAAACACACACAAAGCAAGTAGATTGAAcagtgtttttctctttcttaagCCGGAGGCTGCTTGGTGCCCAAGGAGCTTGATAGTGGAAATGGCAGAGAAAAAGGACCCACAGGTCAATCATACGAAAGTGACACACACACACANNNNNNNNNNNNNNNNNNNNNNNNNNNNNNNNNNNNNNNNNNNNNNNNNNNNNTCTCAATTGGAATTTCCGAATTCTGCCCCCGTGTGTGTTTGTGTATGGGCAATGGGTGTACATGAATTCTCCCAGGCCTCTGCAAACGTTTGTATACGTACATATATACGGTATATAGTACAGTACTTATTAGGAGTAGTGGTTAATTTATGGAATCTGCTATGGTTGTGTTGGGGACATCAGTCGCAATCTTGGAATAACGTTAATTGGCCACAAAAGACTAGAaagtagaaacatttttcaagTTTATAGGAGTTCTTGAATTTGGGATATCTTAATCAGTGTTTTGCTAGAAAGTAGGGAAATTTTGTTTAGGATGATGGTGTCTAGGGTGTATCACTATCACCTTAATAAGTggtaaattttgatttttcactTGATAAATGGTCTTTAGCATAAATTGAACACGGTAATTTTTgttacttaattttttaaaaaaataaataaataattagatacTCAAATTTAcgcttttttaattttttaaattaatttataaaataaaaatttaaaaaatataatattaaaattaaatcacccattttaaatttgtttctcTTCAATAATAAATCagatgatttaatttatttaatatcaatttgaaaaaaaatgtacTCCGTACAAATAAAAAACATCCATGTTTTCAATATCAACTTACAACACAcatattttattcattaaaaagaataaaataacaatTAGGTTTATAGAGATTtcaatttttaactaattagtctttaaaaaaatactaatttagtTCTTTATAATAACAAACGATGTATATACTATGTTCTTCTATAAAATCTAGATTCTCTAATATTTTGATTTCtgactaattaatttttaaaaaaaaaaataaatatatatattaaaaataaattaaattacacatatatttatacacaaatacattaatAGCTAGTTTTAGTAGCTAATATTAATGTGCGAATAACATTTTTGTAGTaaataatgaatatatatatatctttttgtcTATAAATAGTGTGAAACAAAATTAAGTTTTTCATGTATCTCATTATCTATAATAGTAGATATCACATTGCTCCCACATGAATATGAAACAATGTAATTTTAAGCCAtaaaacattattattttttgaattttcatataacatttattaattattctatttactatgaattatattaaaataagtgaaattttatttcaaaatttattatctatataataacaatattttataaataaatacgtCACAATAATTATCAACACATATAAACACCACCATTAAATATCactttacttaaaaaaaattagccgaaAGTAGGAAAGTAGGATCCTTTCAATCCATAATTAACGACAATACAATGCTTTCTTGGTTTATGTTACAAGCAGTGTTATTTTTTGGTGACTCGTTACAAGCAGTGTTTAAGTACACATGCCTAGTAACCAATAACGATGATTGCCCTAAAGAATGTTACAAAAAAGATTAATCTATCTGtctatctattatatattattaaaattagggcataaagatattttttatttattttatttaatttatttgaatatattaattaattaattaaattaagataaatattaaattatgtaatattttattttattacattaattataattaattaataatattattttttttgtctttgattagtaatttttaagagtattataatcaattattatttatttttattacgataaatattaaattatttaatattttatt from Arachis duranensis cultivar V14167 chromosome 4, aradu.V14167.gnm2.J7QH, whole genome shotgun sequence encodes:
- the LOC107483243 gene encoding endoribonuclease Dicer homolog 2 isoform X1, which codes for MEMTRKDKTAMRTESTQSSCSSSSSHHLPRQKRNKLHHHELHQQVEIMEPIQMEIDDGSQLQALADPLPFARSYQLEALEKAIHENTIVFLETGSGKTLIAIMLLRSYAYMLRKPSRHIAVFLVPKVVLVTQQAEAVKTHTDLKVGMYWGDMGVDYWDAATWKKELDEHEVLVMTPAILLRSLRHSFLKLDMIKLLIMDECHHAKGRDPYACIMKEFYHRELNSGISDLPRIFGMTASPIKSKVGSSEYSLSVNIRDLMTLMDSKVYTCVSEDVIAKFIPISTPKFKFYMKNEIPYVLFEKLAVELNMLKQQYELSLKTLHFTTSVAETAHKRITKNFSSIMFCLDTLGVWLALKAAEFLSSHESESFKSGDIFVKEFNLDTVKLFKTYLSSGPQRFIGNNTKSDKDMGLMTSKVCCLVDTLLEYRGLSDMRCIVFVERVITAIVLQDLLNVLLPKYNSWKTKCIAGNNTGVHNQSRKMQNEIVEEFRMGKVNIIVATSILEEGLDVQSCNLVIRFDPCPTVCSFIQSRGRARMQNSDYILMVQRGDSVTYSRLEQYLASGDLMRKESLRHSSLPFDHFESDQFNEEVYRVESTKAIVTLSSSIELIHIFCSWLPSDGYFKPTPRWVKETGTLLLPKSCPIQTVCVEGDKKALKKIACLEACKQLHKIGALTDNLVPKIYVEEGEMQDFANEPFNEEQPSYMPCELVNHFSNTENTIYHCYLMELNSNFSDDISNVVVALRVELDREIGSKEFQMPYDQGSLCVKLRYTGTIDLSPNQVLLCKRFQVTILRLLLDHNMEKLRSADNLCSEGDPEIDYLLLPTHKQRLSVDWSSINSLYPSKFACGNHSLNVWTKNGRVCTCILRNSLVYTPHNDHFYITTDITCLNGNSHLNLRHGGITTYKKYFMQKHDIKLKFEQQRLLNARHLYHVKNYCHGHKQQEDTVSEASKSTVELPPELCYIVMSPVPISTIHSFSFVPSIMHRVESLLVASNLKKLHLDHCMQNVVSTSKVLEAITSKSCGESFHYESLETLGDSFLKYATSQHLFQTYPNHHEGLLTVKREKIISNAALCKFGCSCNLPGFIRNSRFDPQTWAVPGYKSTSLKLEELDSKGAKAFVSGKRKLRRKVIADVVEALIGAYLSTSGEEAALLFMNWVGIKVNFNFSPYERHYSIQPERLINVNFLESLLNYSFHDRHLLVEAFTHGSYMLPEIPRCYQRLEFLGDSVLDYLITRHLDNKYPGMSPGQLTDMRSASVSNDCYAWSAVKAGLHKHILHASQDLHKDIVVIVNEVAKFSSASPIVWELDISFPKVLGDIIESLAGAIFVDSEYNKETVWQCIRPLLEPLVTPETLTMHPTRELSELCQKESYKIEKIGSRKNGVTSYLMEVQANGTTIYSYEYTGYADKKTAKRIVCREILKQMKKTQPK
- the LOC107483243 gene encoding endoribonuclease Dicer homolog 2 isoform X2 is translated as MEPIQMEIDDGSQLQALADPLPFARSYQLEALEKAIHENTIVFLETGSGKTLIAIMLLRSYAYMLRKPSRHIAVFLVPKVVLVTQQAEAVKTHTDLKVGMYWGDMGVDYWDAATWKKELDEHEVLVMTPAILLRSLRHSFLKLDMIKLLIMDECHHAKGRDPYACIMKEFYHRELNSGISDLPRIFGMTASPIKSKVGSSEYSLSVNIRDLMTLMDSKVYTCVSEDVIAKFIPISTPKFKFYMKNEIPYVLFEKLAVELNMLKQQYELSLKTLHFTTSVAETAHKRITKNFSSIMFCLDTLGVWLALKAAEFLSSHESESFKSGDIFVKEFNLDTVKLFKTYLSSGPQRFIGNNTKSDKDMGLMTSKVCCLVDTLLEYRGLSDMRCIVFVERVITAIVLQDLLNVLLPKYNSWKTKCIAGNNTGVHNQSRKMQNEIVEEFRMGKVNIIVATSILEEGLDVQSCNLVIRFDPCPTVCSFIQSRGRARMQNSDYILMVQRGDSVTYSRLEQYLASGDLMRKESLRHSSLPFDHFESDQFNEEVYRVESTKAIVTLSSSIELIHIFCSWLPSDGYFKPTPRWVKETGTLLLPKSCPIQTVCVEGDKKALKKIACLEACKQLHKIGALTDNLVPKIYVEEGEMQDFANEPFNEEQPSYMPCELVNHFSNTENTIYHCYLMELNSNFSDDISNVVVALRVELDREIGSKEFQMPYDQGSLCVKLRYTGTIDLSPNQVLLCKRFQVTILRLLLDHNMEKLRSADNLCSEGDPEIDYLLLPTHKQRLSVDWSSINSLYPSKFACGNHSLNVWTKNGRVCTCILRNSLVYTPHNDHFYITTDITCLNGNSHLNLRHGGITTYKKYFMQKHDIKLKFEQQRLLNARHLYHVKNYCHGHKQQEDTVSEASKSTVELPPELCYIVMSPVPISTIHSFSFVPSIMHRVESLLVASNLKKLHLDHCMQNVVSTSKVLEAITSKSCGESFHYESLETLGDSFLKYATSQHLFQTYPNHHEGLLTVKREKIISNAALCKFGCSCNLPGFIRNSRFDPQTWAVPGYKSTSLKLEELDSKGAKAFVSGKRKLRRKVIADVVEALIGAYLSTSGEEAALLFMNWVGIKVNFNFSPYERHYSIQPERLINVNFLESLLNYSFHDRHLLVEAFTHGSYMLPEIPRCYQRLEFLGDSVLDYLITRHLDNKYPGMSPGQLTDMRSASVSNDCYAWSAVKAGLHKHILHASQDLHKDIVVIVNEVAKFSSASPIVWELDISFPKVLGDIIESLAGAIFVDSEYNKETVWQCIRPLLEPLVTPETLTMHPTRELSELCQKESYKIEKIGSRKNGVTSYLMEVQANGTTIYSYEYTGYADKKTAKRIVCREILKQMKKTQPK